One stretch of Natranaerovirga pectinivora DNA includes these proteins:
- a CDS encoding UDP-N-acetylmuramoyl-tripeptide--D-alanyl-D-alanine ligase codes for MFCQDILKIVEILDGKIIRKELVNGDKIKGVSIDSRNIIPGQLFIPIKGENFDGHDYIKAAMDNGALISLTSDEEKMPPNVSGILVKDTQEALVKLAKYYRSTFEIPFIGITGSVGKTSCKEMIASVLSTRFKVHKTKGNYNNDIGLPLTILDMDVDTEISILEMGMNHFNEIDFLGEIALPDYAVITNIGLSHIENLGSQEGILRAKSEIINHLSPDGLLLLNGDDEFLRTLEGKVSQEITFFGFNKTNEYFVKNYEALGLEGVKATIQSPTETYNINLNTLGKHMLYHTLSAIIIGERLSLIKEEIEKGISQYENEKMRLNIVKLENGITIINDSYNASVDSMKAAIDILDHSKTEGRSVAILGDMFEMGAFSKGAHEDVGKYIASKSIDMLICVGEDSRWMYEGAFAHGYKGNLLYYKTKDGLNDAMKDVLKHKDLILVKASRGMKLEDTIEKIKEVSINEF; via the coding sequence TTGTTCTGCCAAGACATTTTAAAGATTGTAGAAATTTTAGATGGCAAGATCATCAGAAAAGAATTAGTAAATGGAGATAAAATTAAAGGTGTTTCTATAGATAGTAGGAATATAATACCAGGTCAACTTTTCATACCTATAAAAGGTGAAAACTTTGATGGACATGATTATATAAAGGCTGCCATGGATAATGGCGCCCTTATATCATTAACATCTGATGAAGAGAAAATGCCTCCAAATGTATCTGGAATACTGGTTAAAGATACACAAGAAGCTTTAGTTAAGTTGGCTAAATACTATAGAAGCACATTTGAAATTCCTTTTATAGGAATTACTGGAAGTGTAGGTAAAACCAGTTGTAAAGAAATGATTGCTTCTGTATTAAGCACAAGATTTAAGGTGCATAAAACCAAAGGCAATTACAATAATGATATTGGATTACCTTTAACCATTTTAGATATGGATGTTGATACTGAAATATCTATTTTGGAAATGGGTATGAACCATTTTAATGAAATCGATTTTCTTGGAGAAATTGCATTGCCAGATTATGCAGTAATAACCAATATTGGTCTTTCTCATATTGAAAATTTAGGCTCCCAGGAAGGTATTCTTAGAGCAAAAAGTGAGATTATAAACCATTTATCCCCAGATGGACTATTGTTATTAAATGGAGATGATGAATTTTTAAGAACTTTAGAGGGCAAAGTAAGTCAAGAAATTACTTTTTTTGGATTTAATAAAACTAATGAATATTTCGTAAAAAATTATGAAGCGTTAGGGTTGGAGGGTGTTAAAGCCACCATCCAATCTCCAACTGAAACATATAATATAAACCTCAATACATTAGGTAAGCATATGTTATACCATACCTTAAGTGCAATTATTATTGGGGAAAGACTGTCATTAATAAAAGAAGAAATTGAAAAAGGCATAAGTCAATATGAAAATGAGAAAATGAGATTAAATATAGTAAAGCTAGAGAATGGAATAACAATAATTAATGACAGTTATAATGCAAGTGTAGACTCTATGAAAGCAGCCATAGATATTCTTGACCATTCAAAAACAGAGGGTAGGTCAGTAGCCATACTTGGTGATATGTTTGAGATGGGAGCGTTTTCAAAAGGTGCCCATGAAGATGTTGGTAAATATATTGCAAGTAAATCAATTGATATGCTTATTTGTGTTGGTGAAGATTCAAGATGGATGTATGAAGGTGCTTTTGCCCATGGTTATAAAGGGAATTTGTTATATTACAAAACGAAAGATGGTCTGAATGATGCCATGAAAGACGTCTTAAAACATAAAGATTTAATTCTAGTAAAAGCATCTAGGGGGATGAAACTAGAAGATACAATAGAAAAAATTAAAGAGGTGAGTATAAATGAATTTTAG
- the mraY gene encoding phospho-N-acetylmuramoyl-pentapeptide-transferase: MNFSFITPILIAFGVNVFLSPIVIPFLSRLKFGQYIRDDGPSSHLKKAGTPTMGGIIILTSILITSLFYVRSYPKIIPVLFVTLGFGIIGFLDDFIKVVMKRSLGLRAWQKVIGQILVTSIFGYYLLNYTDVDTSMIIPFANGQVLSLGIWFLPVLFFVMIGTVNSVNLTDGLDGLAASITVLVAAFFSVVSIGVNSGIEPITCAAVGSLLGFLLFNSHPARVFMGDTGSLALGGFVAATAYMLQMPLFLLIVGLIYVLETTSVMLQVLYFKKTKKRIFKMAPIHHHFELSGWRETKIVSVFGIITAILCLIGLLAL; encoded by the coding sequence ATGAATTTTAGTTTTATAACACCAATTCTCATTGCATTTGGTGTTAATGTTTTTTTGAGTCCAATTGTTATACCTTTTTTATCAAGATTAAAATTTGGTCAATATATTAGAGATGATGGTCCTAGTTCCCATTTAAAAAAAGCTGGAACACCTACAATGGGTGGTATTATTATACTTACAAGTATATTAATAACATCTCTCTTTTATGTTAGGAGTTATCCTAAAATTATACCTGTCTTATTTGTTACATTAGGCTTTGGTATAATAGGGTTTTTAGATGATTTTATTAAAGTTGTAATGAAAAGATCATTAGGTCTTAGAGCTTGGCAAAAAGTTATTGGTCAAATATTAGTCACTTCAATATTCGGATACTATTTATTAAATTATACAGACGTAGATACAAGTATGATTATTCCTTTTGCTAATGGTCAAGTATTATCTCTTGGCATTTGGTTTTTACCGGTACTATTTTTTGTAATGATAGGGACTGTAAACAGTGTGAATTTAACAGATGGGTTAGATGGCTTAGCTGCCAGTATCACTGTTTTAGTGGCTGCATTTTTTTCAGTTGTAAGTATAGGTGTAAATAGTGGTATTGAACCAATCACTTGTGCAGCTGTTGGTAGTTTGCTTGGGTTTTTATTGTTTAACTCTCATCCAGCTCGTGTTTTTATGGGGGACACTGGTTCATTAGCTCTTGGAGGTTTTGTTGCAGCTACAGCGTATATGTTACAAATGCCTTTGTTTTTATTGATTGTAGGATTAATTTATGTACTTGAAACAACCTCAGTAATGCTTCAAGTATTGTATTTTAAGAAAACTAAAAAAAGGATATTCAAAATGGCTCCAATTCACCATCATTTTGAATTAAGCGGCTGGAGAGAAACCAAAATAGTCTCTGTATTTGGTATTATAACAGCTATATTATGTCTTATTGGACTTTTAGCACTGTAG
- the murD gene encoding UDP-N-acetylmuramoyl-L-alanine--D-glutamate ligase has protein sequence MVNLVDKNVLVIGLARSGISAIKLLHRIGANVLAYDGKEKENFENQIVDLMDKAAFHFGDFDYTILDETDLVVISPGVPTDLPFVTMARQKGISIWSELELAYKFYEGKLIAITGTNGKTTTTTLVGDIMKAFFEDVYVVGNIGLPFSEVVLETNKDTVVVAEVSSFQLETIEQFRPDISAILNITPDHLNRHKTMENYIESKKRITLNQTKEDVTILNYDDLHIRGVRDSIPSKMFFFSKTFRLGEGVYLHDDFINIIVNGSVYTICHVTDLKVLGIHNVENVMAAVAISVHMGIPAPLISKAIKAFTGVEHRTEYVTTINDVNYYNDSKATNPDAAIKGIESMIRPTVLIAGGMDKKNEFDEWIKAFNGKVKHLILFGETKHIIDRTAKKYNFHNTIIVNDLEEAVGKAKSLAKQGDCVLLSPACASWDMFESYEARGNLFKEYVVRTRL, from the coding sequence ATGGTGAATTTAGTAGATAAAAATGTATTAGTTATAGGATTAGCCCGTAGTGGTATTTCAGCTATTAAATTGTTGCATCGAATTGGTGCTAATGTATTGGCCTATGATGGAAAAGAAAAAGAAAATTTTGAGAATCAAATAGTAGATTTAATGGATAAAGCAGCATTCCATTTTGGAGACTTCGATTACACTATTCTAGATGAAACAGATTTAGTTGTTATTAGTCCAGGGGTACCAACAGATTTGCCCTTTGTTACAATGGCTAGGCAAAAAGGCATTTCTATCTGGAGTGAATTAGAGTTAGCTTATAAATTCTATGAAGGTAAATTAATTGCTATAACAGGTACCAATGGAAAAACGACAACAACAACATTAGTTGGAGACATCATGAAAGCTTTTTTTGAAGATGTCTATGTTGTTGGCAACATAGGCTTGCCTTTTTCAGAGGTAGTATTAGAGACAAATAAAGATACAGTTGTTGTAGCAGAAGTGAGCAGTTTCCAACTAGAAACAATAGAACAATTCAGACCAGATATTAGTGCCATATTAAATATTACACCAGACCATCTAAATAGACATAAGACTATGGAAAACTATATCGAATCTAAGAAAAGGATCACTTTGAATCAGACAAAAGAAGATGTAACAATATTAAACTATGATGATTTACATATTAGAGGTGTAAGAGATTCAATTCCTTCAAAAATGTTTTTCTTTAGTAAAACATTTAGATTAGGTGAAGGGGTATACCTACATGATGACTTTATCAATATTATTGTAAATGGATCAGTATATACAATATGCCATGTTACCGATCTTAAAGTACTAGGCATACACAATGTGGAAAATGTTATGGCAGCAGTGGCTATTTCTGTACATATGGGCATCCCAGCACCACTTATTAGCAAAGCTATAAAAGCATTTACAGGGGTAGAGCATAGAACGGAATATGTTACTACCATTAATGATGTAAATTATTATAATGATTCTAAAGCAACGAATCCTGATGCGGCAATTAAAGGAATTGAGTCAATGATTCGACCAACTGTTTTAATAGCTGGGGGAATGGACAAAAAGAATGAATTTGATGAATGGATTAAAGCTTTTAACGGTAAAGTAAAACATTTAATATTATTTGGAGAAACCAAACATATAATTGATAGAACAGCTAAAAAATATAACTTCCACAATACAATAATTGTAAATGATTTAGAAGAGGCAGTAGGAAAGGCAAAATCTCTAGCAAAACAAGGTGACTGTGTATTGTTATCACCAGCATGTGCTAGTTGGGATATGTTTGAGAGTTATGAGGCAAGAGGAAACCTTTTTAAAGAATATGTTGTAAGAACTAGGCTGTAA